A stretch of DNA from Serinibacter arcticus:
CCGATGCGACGGCCGAGTGGATGCGCTCGATTCCCTCTTCCACCTGCTCCAACGGTGAGAGGGCCGATTCAGGCTCCTCGGCGAGCTGGGCTGCGGCGCTCGTCGTGGCGACGACGGAGCGCCCTCGCTCGTGAGGAGATACGTAGCCGTCGATCGTTCGGAGATCCTTCTCGGTGATACCCGTCGGATGCGAGGCCAGCAGGCCGCGGCCCGTCTCCGTGATGACGTAGTTTCCGCGAGCTGGCCGATCCACGGCCCCAGCGCGGAAAAGGTAGGACAACGCCCACAGCGTCCGGTTCAGGTACCGAGGCTGGCCGGAGGGAATCGCGCGGAGACGTTCCTCGTGGGTCACCCCGAGGATGTCTGCGGCCGATTCGCAGATGTCGCGTGCTCGGCGGATGGAGCCGTCTGCAAGGATGCGGAGTGCGGGAGCCATGTACTGGTCCCATGTGGGTTCGACCATTGCGAGCTCCCTGTCTGTCTGCGTTCTAGCTCGGCGCGAGTGGTGCTGCGCGGCGGTTACTGGTTTGAGGCTTCCGGCACGTCGACGTCGGTCGAGCTCCCGTCGCTTGCGGGGCGCCCGAGACGTCGGCGCGCGGATCCGACGGCCCTGTCGAAACCAGTGGCCACCTCGGAGGCCGCTTGCTTTCCCCGCCGCACGAGCAGCGCATCGGGCGTGGAGTAATCCAGCGTGGCCCCTGCCTTGGCGAGCAGCGCGTCTTCGTCTTCAGCAGCACCGAGAACGACGTACTCGCCAGCCGCGAGGAACTTCGCAGTCTCGCCGACAAGAACACGCTCGGACGTCT
This window harbors:
- a CDS encoding restriction endonuclease → MVEPTWDQYMAPALRILADGSIRRARDICESAADILGVTHEERLRAIPSGQPRYLNRTLWALSYLFRAGAVDRPARGNYVITETGRGLLASHPTGITEKDLRTIDGYVSPHERGRSVVATTSAAAQLAEEPESALSPLEQVEEGIERIHSAVASELLTRLHANDPAFFEQAVLDLLMGMGYGGAEGRATRTQLSNDGGIDGVIDQDALGLSRVYVQAKRYAPESAVGRPEVQGFVGALQGNQANQGVFITTGRFSSGASAFADAVSPRIVLIDGTRLAQLMIRYGVGVQVRQTLRIVEVDEDFFE